One Amorphoplanes digitatis genomic window carries:
- a CDS encoding Nif3-like dinuclear metal center hexameric protein: MTDTAVAPPTVRDVVAALDARYPRAWAEQWDRVGLVLGEFDTPVTRVLCVVDCVPETVEEAVSEGANLIVAHHPLLLKGVSSVAPDTYKGRIVHRLIKADVALYVAHTNADVANPGVSDALAARLDLADLRPLVPAAPGSPAAGDGRGAGRVGELATPMPLAELARFAADRLPQTAAGVRAAGDPARLIRTLAVCGGAGDSFLRDAARAGADAYLCADLRHHPASEHLAADGPALLDVAHWASERPWLDEVAGWLRAQFPVTALVSDLDTDPWTVHAVSGNKEYLT, encoded by the coding sequence GTGACCGACACCGCCGTTGCCCCACCCACCGTCCGTGACGTGGTGGCCGCCCTCGACGCGCGCTATCCGAGGGCCTGGGCCGAGCAGTGGGACAGGGTGGGCCTCGTCCTGGGGGAGTTCGACACCCCCGTCACCCGGGTGCTGTGCGTGGTCGACTGCGTGCCCGAGACCGTCGAGGAGGCGGTCTCCGAGGGCGCGAACCTGATCGTGGCTCACCACCCGCTGCTGCTCAAGGGCGTCTCCTCGGTCGCGCCGGACACCTACAAGGGCCGCATCGTGCACCGGCTGATCAAGGCCGACGTCGCGCTCTACGTCGCGCACACCAACGCCGACGTCGCGAACCCTGGCGTCTCCGACGCCCTCGCCGCCCGGCTCGACCTGGCCGACCTGCGGCCGCTGGTCCCCGCCGCACCCGGCAGCCCGGCCGCCGGCGACGGCCGGGGCGCCGGCCGGGTCGGCGAGCTGGCCACGCCGATGCCGCTGGCCGAGCTGGCCCGGTTCGCCGCCGACCGGCTGCCGCAGACCGCGGCCGGCGTGCGCGCCGCCGGCGACCCCGCACGGCTGATCCGTACGCTCGCCGTCTGCGGGGGAGCGGGCGACTCATTCCTGCGCGACGCGGCCCGGGCGGGTGCCGATGCGTACCTCTGCGCCGACCTGCGGCATCATCCCGCTAGCGAGCACCTCGCCGCCGACGGTCCGGCGCTGCTCGACGTCGCCCACTGGGCGAGCGAACGGCCGTGGCTCGACGAGGTGGCGGGCTGGCTGCGCGCCCAGTTCCCGGTCACGGCCCTCGTGTCCGATCTCGACACCGACCCCTGGACCGTGCACGCGGTCAGTGGAAATAAGGAGTACCTGACGTGA
- a CDS encoding flavoprotein, whose product MSVNISPGVLYVLVCGSPIARDVGVLVDLAQRDGWEVCVITTPDGRKFVDAAALQAQTGHAVRSYYKNPGDDDLLPPADAMIVAPATVNTINKWSAGITDTLVLGLLVEAYGFGVPTVVVPYTNKVMARHPALHESMAKLRNWGVQVLYGDDVVILGGPGQNDRFRSQFPWRRALQALHSRFETDNRVEPGARS is encoded by the coding sequence ATGAGTGTCAACATCTCGCCCGGCGTGCTGTACGTGCTGGTGTGTGGCTCGCCGATCGCCCGCGACGTCGGGGTGCTCGTCGACCTGGCACAGCGCGACGGCTGGGAGGTCTGCGTGATCACCACGCCGGACGGGCGCAAGTTCGTCGACGCGGCCGCGTTGCAGGCACAGACCGGGCACGCGGTGCGCAGCTACTACAAGAATCCCGGCGACGACGACCTGCTGCCCCCGGCCGACGCGATGATCGTGGCTCCCGCGACGGTGAACACGATCAACAAATGGTCGGCCGGGATCACCGACACCCTCGTGCTCGGCCTGCTGGTCGAGGCGTACGGGTTTGGGGTGCCGACCGTGGTCGTGCCGTACACGAACAAGGTGATGGCCCGGCACCCGGCGCTGCACGAGAGCATGGCCAAACTCCGCAACTGGGGTGTTCAGGTGCTTTACGGCGATGACGTCGTCATTCTCGGTGGACCCGGACAGAACGACCGGTTCCGGAGCCAGTTCCCGTGGCGGCGCGCGCTTCAGGCCCTGCACAGCAGATTCGAGACCGACAACCGAGTCGAGCCCGGGGCCCGATCCTGA
- a CDS encoding helix-turn-helix domain-containing protein, whose translation MDELPIGRRVAYWRGRRKMSQQVFADRLGKSKSWVDKVERGVRRLDKFSVVYEIADVLQIDVQLLLGKDVERRPETQNCIDQVEVEEIRAALERYDQMSAFFHPVPQAPPLMEMRKAVSHAWLTYQHAKYGVLARKLPQLLRDAQAADSAHASGEEARDAAHLLGQVYQIASSALRKVGEHELSWLAADRSIAVSQRAGDQLLAGMASHRVGLALLSLGRIRSALEVNVNIANRLAPMTPEAATPERLSVYGLLLLTGAMAAARIGDSATVRDLVGGAEQAAGALGGDYNYYWTSFGPTNVELHRAAAAIELGDGGKAIETHSKIDPESFAAMLPERRAHHYLDIARGYTQIGDVEKASEMLLEGDRLAPSEIRCRPLAHEVISDVLRRTRGTPPAPIAELAEQMGVGV comes from the coding sequence GTGGACGAGCTGCCGATCGGCCGCCGAGTCGCCTATTGGCGCGGCCGTCGCAAGATGTCCCAACAGGTCTTCGCGGACCGGCTGGGCAAATCCAAGAGCTGGGTCGACAAGGTGGAGCGGGGGGTCCGCCGACTCGACAAGTTCTCCGTCGTCTATGAGATCGCCGACGTGTTGCAGATCGACGTCCAGCTGCTGCTGGGCAAGGATGTCGAGCGGCGGCCCGAGACGCAGAACTGCATCGACCAGGTCGAGGTCGAGGAGATCCGCGCGGCGCTCGAGCGGTACGACCAGATGAGCGCGTTCTTCCACCCGGTGCCGCAGGCGCCGCCGCTGATGGAGATGCGCAAGGCGGTCAGCCACGCCTGGCTGACCTACCAGCACGCGAAGTACGGCGTCCTGGCCCGCAAGCTGCCGCAACTGCTGCGTGACGCGCAGGCCGCGGACAGCGCACACGCGAGCGGCGAGGAGGCCCGCGACGCGGCCCACCTGCTCGGGCAGGTGTACCAGATCGCCTCCTCGGCCCTGCGCAAGGTCGGCGAGCACGAGCTGTCCTGGCTCGCCGCCGACCGCTCGATCGCGGTCTCGCAGCGCGCCGGCGACCAGTTGCTGGCGGGGATGGCCAGCCACCGGGTCGGGCTGGCGCTGCTCTCGCTGGGCCGGATCCGCTCGGCGCTCGAGGTCAACGTCAACATCGCCAACCGGCTCGCGCCGATGACGCCGGAGGCGGCCACGCCGGAGCGGCTCTCCGTCTACGGCCTGCTGCTGCTCACCGGCGCGATGGCGGCCGCCCGGATCGGCGACAGCGCCACGGTGCGCGACCTGGTCGGCGGCGCCGAGCAGGCGGCCGGCGCGCTGGGCGGCGACTATAACTACTACTGGACCTCGTTCGGGCCGACCAACGTGGAGCTGCACCGGGCCGCGGCCGCGATCGAGCTCGGCGACGGCGGCAAGGCGATCGAGACGCACAGCAAGATCGACCCGGAGAGTTTCGCGGCGATGCTGCCGGAGCGGCGCGCGCATCACTACCTGGACATCGCCCGGGGTTACACGCAGATCGGCGACGTGGAGAAGGCCAGCGAGATGCTGCTGGAGGGCGACCGGCTCGCCCCCTCGGAGATTCGTTGCCGGCCGCTCGCCCATGAGGTCATCTCCGACGTGCTGCGACGCACGCGGGGCACACCGCCGGCACCCATCGCGGAGCTGGCTGAGCAGATGGGAGTCGGCGTATGA
- a CDS encoding bifunctional DNA primase/polymerase — translation MQWTNRRPIGPWEYIDRIRLRRAALRYAARGWAVTPGAYLSGHRFHCGRAGCPITGCHPAIESWEDNSSTDARRVARWWRRRPYTVLLATGWRFDVLEVPAAVGLRALGAIRLQTGVLGPERGDARGPVAVTPAGRWMFLVQPGEELRPELGACLDVLRHGRGSWVPAAPSRMPDGPVRWAVTPEQTGWHLPGSAAVQAVLLDALDAVGGRPQRTFTVSVPRQMSTARRAA, via the coding sequence ATGCAGTGGACCAACCGACGGCCGATCGGCCCATGGGAGTACATAGATCGGATACGTCTGCGCCGGGCGGCGCTGCGCTACGCCGCGCGCGGCTGGGCCGTGACTCCGGGTGCGTACCTGTCCGGGCACCGTTTCCACTGCGGTCGGGCCGGCTGCCCGATCACGGGGTGCCACCCCGCGATCGAGTCCTGGGAGGACAACTCCAGCACGGACGCCCGCCGGGTGGCGCGGTGGTGGCGGCGCCGGCCGTACACGGTGCTGCTGGCCACCGGCTGGCGGTTCGATGTGCTGGAGGTGCCGGCGGCGGTCGGCCTGCGCGCGCTGGGCGCGATCCGCCTCCAGACGGGCGTGCTGGGCCCGGAGCGCGGCGACGCCCGCGGCCCGGTCGCGGTGACGCCGGCCGGGCGCTGGATGTTCCTGGTCCAGCCCGGCGAGGAGCTCCGGCCCGAGCTCGGCGCCTGCCTGGACGTGCTGCGGCACGGGCGCGGCTCGTGGGTGCCGGCCGCACCCAGCCGGATGCCCGACGGCCCGGTCCGCTGGGCCGTCACGCCGGAACAGACCGGCTGGCATCTGCCCGGGTCGGCGGCCGTTCAGGCGGTGCTGCTCGACGCCCTTGACGCCGTCGGCGGCCGTCCACAGCGCACCTTCACGGTGAGCGTGCCCCGGCAGATGTCGACCGCCCGCCGCGCCGCCTGA
- a CDS encoding GNAT family N-acetyltransferase, whose product MITIRAIEPDAPDAVALVRSYLSEIVDRYHGRPMPASAVDEALADEPADDIAVLLVAYRDEVPVGCAGLRPAEPGTAEITKMYVDPRARRLGIGRRLLSAVEQAARERGLGTLRLETRTDLTEARSMYTANGYAEIPPHRDQPYADHWYAKDLNRTR is encoded by the coding sequence ATGATCACAATCCGTGCGATCGAGCCGGACGCGCCGGATGCCGTCGCCCTGGTGCGGTCCTACCTGAGCGAGATCGTGGACCGCTACCACGGCCGGCCGATGCCCGCGTCGGCGGTGGACGAGGCGCTCGCCGACGAGCCGGCGGACGACATCGCGGTGCTGCTCGTCGCGTACCGCGATGAGGTGCCGGTCGGCTGCGCCGGGCTGCGCCCGGCCGAGCCGGGTACCGCCGAGATAACCAAGATGTACGTCGACCCGCGTGCCCGCCGGCTCGGCATCGGGCGCCGGCTGCTGTCCGCTGTGGAGCAGGCGGCCCGGGAGCGCGGCCTGGGCACCCTGCGCCTGGAGACCAGGACGGACCTGACCGAGGCGCGGTCGATGTACACGGCCAACGGCTACGCCGAGATCCCGCCGCACCGCGACCAGCCGTACGCGGATCATTGGTACGCGAAGGACCTGAACCGGACGAGGTAA
- a CDS encoding class I SAM-dependent methyltransferase, with amino-acid sequence MTHTHDHVDWGEYGPDLIADAEINAPMIDQALRWLTERVPRAGLVLDVGSGPGVAACRFAQLLPGATVLAADGAAPLLALARSRAERLGLTDRFATREIKLPDGLADLPAADLIWVSGVAHHLPDPAEGIRAFAALLRPGGLLALREGGLPLQFLPSHADGGMTARMNAVDSALSQSHSHPMGAIEPPRSWPELLADAGLSAVQSRSFMLDLPAPLDEAARRQLARTLRRTREMLDGHLADGDAERLDQLTDPEDPESVLRRPDVFMLRAATIHTAVR; translated from the coding sequence ATGACGCACACGCATGATCACGTGGACTGGGGCGAGTACGGTCCCGACCTGATCGCCGACGCGGAGATCAACGCGCCGATGATCGACCAGGCCCTGCGCTGGCTCACCGAGCGCGTGCCACGGGCCGGTCTCGTCCTGGATGTCGGCAGCGGGCCGGGGGTCGCGGCCTGCAGATTCGCACAGTTGCTTCCCGGCGCGACGGTGCTGGCCGCGGACGGCGCGGCACCTCTGCTGGCGCTCGCCCGGTCGCGCGCGGAGCGGCTGGGCCTGACGGACCGGTTCGCCACCCGCGAGATCAAGCTGCCGGACGGTCTCGCGGACCTGCCGGCCGCCGACCTGATATGGGTCAGCGGCGTTGCGCACCATCTGCCGGATCCGGCAGAAGGGATACGGGCCTTCGCCGCGCTGCTCCGGCCCGGCGGATTGCTGGCGTTGCGCGAGGGCGGCCTGCCGCTGCAATTCCTGCCGTCGCACGCGGACGGCGGCATGACGGCGCGGATGAACGCGGTGGACAGCGCCCTGTCACAGAGCCACTCGCACCCGATGGGAGCGATCGAGCCGCCGCGGTCCTGGCCGGAACTGCTCGCCGACGCCGGCCTGAGCGCGGTGCAAAGCCGCAGCTTCATGCTGGATCTGCCCGCCCCGCTGGACGAGGCGGCCCGCCGGCAGCTGGCGCGGACGCTGCGGCGTACCCGGGAGATGCTGGACGGCCACCTGGCCGACGGGGACGCGGAGCGGCTGGACCAGCTCACCGACCCCGAGGACCCGGAGAGCGTGCTGCGCCGCCCGGACGTCTTCATGCTCCGCGCGGCGACCATCCACACCGCCGTCCGCTAG
- a CDS encoding SigE family RNA polymerase sigma factor, translating into MDKGLEEAFQGFVAARSGALLRTAYLLVGDRHGAEDLLQTALVKTFVRFGAIRDTGALEGYVRRTMATTATSWWRGRPFRERPVERIPDRPCDAGPDAGPGAGIEQDAMWSHLRALPAKQRAVLVLRYYEGLAEAEIAEVLGISRGTVKSHASRGLATLRQRLGEERDVAEAVTS; encoded by the coding sequence GTGGACAAGGGCCTTGAGGAGGCGTTCCAGGGTTTCGTCGCGGCCCGCTCCGGCGCATTGCTTCGTACGGCGTACCTGCTGGTCGGCGACCGGCACGGTGCCGAGGACCTGTTGCAGACGGCGCTGGTGAAGACGTTCGTCAGGTTCGGCGCCATCCGCGACACCGGCGCGCTCGAGGGCTACGTGCGGCGGACCATGGCGACCACCGCGACGTCGTGGTGGCGGGGCAGACCCTTCCGGGAGCGGCCGGTGGAGCGGATCCCCGACCGGCCGTGCGACGCCGGGCCGGATGCCGGGCCCGGCGCCGGGATCGAGCAGGACGCGATGTGGTCGCACCTGCGGGCGCTGCCGGCCAAGCAGCGCGCGGTGCTGGTGTTGCGCTACTACGAGGGGCTGGCGGAGGCCGAGATCGCGGAGGTGCTCGGCATCTCCCGCGGCACGGTGAAGAGCCACGCCTCGCGCGGCCTCGCGACGCTGCGCCAGCGGCTGGGCGAGGAGCGCGACGTGGCCGAGGCGGTGACATCATGA
- a CDS encoding helix-turn-helix domain-containing protein, which translates to MTANEQDVLAAVGPRLRALRQERGTTLTALSETTGISVSTLSRLESGQRKATLELLLPLARAYRVPLDELVGAPHTGDPRIYARPIKHSSGQTILPLSRGSAGLQAFKHLIPAGPVQTPEPRTHEGYEWLYVLSGRLRVVLGEHDIELPAGEAAEFDTRVPHWFGSATGEAVEFLSIFGSQGERMHVRARPRRTGPASG; encoded by the coding sequence ATGACGGCAAACGAGCAGGACGTGCTCGCCGCGGTCGGGCCGCGGCTGCGGGCGCTACGGCAGGAGCGCGGCACCACCCTGACCGCGCTGTCCGAGACCACCGGGATCTCGGTGAGCACCCTCTCCCGGCTCGAGTCCGGGCAGCGCAAGGCCACCCTCGAGCTGCTGCTGCCGCTGGCCCGGGCCTACCGGGTGCCGCTCGACGAGCTGGTGGGCGCCCCGCACACCGGGGACCCGCGGATCTACGCGCGGCCGATCAAGCACAGCAGCGGGCAGACGATCCTGCCGCTCAGCCGCGGGTCGGCCGGCTTGCAGGCGTTCAAGCACCTGATCCCGGCCGGCCCCGTTCAGACGCCGGAGCCGCGGACCCACGAGGGGTACGAGTGGCTCTACGTCCTCAGCGGCCGCCTGCGCGTGGTGCTCGGCGAGCACGACATCGAGCTTCCGGCGGGCGAGGCGGCCGAGTTCGACACCCGGGTACCGCACTGGTTCGGCAGCGCGACGGGCGAGGCCGTGGAGTTCCTCAGCATCTTCGGCAGCCAGGGCGAGCGCATGCACGTCCGGGCCCGTCCCCGCCGTACCGGCCCCGCATCGGGCTGA
- a CDS encoding NAD(P)/FAD-dependent oxidoreductase, whose translation MTHDVIVIGGGPAGLSGAVALCRALRKVLVVDAGAPRNAPAEGIHNYLTRDGITPAEFRAAGRAEVERYGGELIEATVASAARDGEVLTVTLADGRTFSARRLLVTTGLTDELPELPGLRERWGREVLHCPYCHGHEVRGRAIGVLGSGPMSLHQALMWRQWSDDVTLFVHEAPEPDAEQGEQFAARGIAVLPGRVAEVVVEDDRLTGVRLGDGTVLAREVLVVAPRFTANAEPLASLGLTATENDFGSAVVAEPTGRTEVPGVWVAGNVTDQMAQVVSSAAAGLHVAAQLNMDLIMEDTARAVAGRTGQCPAASSR comes from the coding sequence ATGACTCATGACGTGATCGTGATCGGCGGCGGGCCCGCAGGACTGAGCGGCGCGGTCGCCCTGTGCCGGGCGCTGCGCAAGGTGCTCGTCGTGGACGCGGGAGCGCCGCGCAACGCGCCGGCCGAGGGAATCCACAACTACCTGACCCGCGACGGCATCACGCCGGCGGAGTTCCGCGCCGCCGGTCGCGCGGAGGTCGAGCGGTACGGCGGCGAGCTGATCGAGGCGACCGTGGCCTCGGCCGCCCGCGACGGCGAGGTGCTGACCGTGACGCTGGCGGACGGCCGGACCTTCTCGGCCCGGCGCCTGCTGGTCACCACCGGGCTCACCGATGAGCTGCCGGAGCTGCCGGGCCTGCGCGAACGGTGGGGCCGCGAGGTGCTGCACTGCCCGTACTGCCACGGCCACGAGGTGCGCGGGCGGGCAATCGGCGTCCTCGGCTCCGGCCCGATGTCGCTGCACCAGGCGCTGATGTGGCGCCAGTGGAGCGACGACGTGACGCTGTTCGTGCACGAGGCACCGGAGCCGGACGCCGAGCAGGGCGAGCAGTTCGCGGCCCGCGGTATCGCGGTGCTGCCCGGCCGGGTCGCGGAGGTGGTGGTCGAGGACGACCGGCTCACCGGGGTACGCCTGGGCGACGGAACGGTGTTGGCGCGCGAGGTGCTGGTGGTGGCGCCGCGGTTCACGGCGAACGCCGAACCGCTCGCGTCGCTGGGGCTCACGGCGACGGAGAACGACTTCGGCAGCGCCGTGGTCGCCGAGCCGACCGGCAGGACCGAGGTCCCGGGCGTCTGGGTGGCCGGCAACGTGACCGACCAGATGGCCCAGGTGGTCAGCTCGGCCGCCGCGGGCCTGCACGTGGCGGCGCAGCTGAACATGGACCTGATCATGGAAGACACCGCCCGCGCGGTGGCCGGGCGTACCGGTCAGTGCCCGGCGGCCAGCTCGCGGTAG
- a CDS encoding TIGR02569 family protein: protein MDDLGPPRAVRAAFGAEGHPVRLAGGKGGTWRIGDVVLKPSEGDDEVRWRAAVLAALPRSPHLRIARPLRAADGDWLAGGWEATEAVAGHPDQRRVDDVIRVGAAFHELLTAVPRPAFLDTRHNPWAYGESLAFSDVPPPGPRRPSRLLDELLALRRPADLPEQIVHGDLLGNVLFADGLPPAVIDWPAYWRPPAWASAVAAVDAMVWHGAGTGVIDRWAHLPEWEQMLVRAAIYRLGTWDAAGWPQEPEEAYRPVVATITELVVPTT from the coding sequence ATGGATGATCTGGGACCGCCGCGCGCGGTGCGTGCGGCCTTCGGCGCCGAGGGCCATCCGGTACGGCTGGCAGGCGGCAAGGGCGGCACCTGGCGGATCGGCGACGTCGTCCTGAAGCCGTCCGAGGGCGACGACGAGGTCCGCTGGCGCGCCGCGGTGCTTGCCGCCCTCCCCCGGTCGCCGCACCTGCGGATCGCCCGCCCGCTGCGCGCCGCCGACGGCGACTGGCTGGCCGGCGGCTGGGAGGCGACCGAGGCCGTCGCCGGCCACCCCGACCAGCGCCGCGTCGACGACGTCATCCGGGTCGGTGCCGCGTTCCACGAGCTGCTCACGGCGGTGCCGCGCCCCGCGTTCCTGGACACCCGGCACAACCCCTGGGCGTACGGGGAGAGCCTGGCCTTCTCCGACGTCCCGCCGCCGGGGCCGCGCCGGCCCTCGCGGCTGCTGGACGAGCTGCTGGCCCTGCGCCGCCCGGCGGACCTGCCCGAACAGATCGTCCACGGCGACCTGCTCGGCAACGTCCTGTTCGCCGACGGCCTGCCGCCCGCGGTGATCGACTGGCCGGCGTACTGGCGGCCGCCGGCCTGGGCGTCGGCGGTCGCGGCGGTCGACGCGATGGTGTGGCACGGCGCCGGCACCGGCGTGATCGACCGCTGGGCACACCTGCCGGAGTGGGAGCAGATGCTGGTCCGGGCGGCGATCTACCGGCTCGGCACCTGGGACGCGGCGGGCTGGCCGCAGGAGCCCGAGGAGGCCTACCGCCCGGTGGTGGCGACGATCACTGAACTCGTCGTACCCACCACCTAG